A window of Vigna unguiculata cultivar IT97K-499-35 chromosome 4, ASM411807v1, whole genome shotgun sequence contains these coding sequences:
- the LOC114180486 gene encoding uncharacterized protein LOC114180486 — protein MAGKGQSDEKCRLRTFCYTKYIVEINGLLLDSHRARLQDTPFQWCLQIVKPLQICNPLMLEMLKRWLLAQESFRVMQRCIPLSCGDISMCLGLGGVGVDVEFDKNICGVVGSVMKDKLLTVENVINVIKSLLEAEFVDVDNVCRLYILVCFAVLYFPRNSRTISNIPFSVLDNIDRLSTYNWGKAVHTYLVKSLSRAFLAFGQTEICLSGSTTVLQIFLEWRLREEDHENEIIREALQLGHEGQSKKAHVDNNAASTQDLLKKLRKHGRRLQKLKKHMTELREEILSRSHVEDEEDGENVDEKGAEGVHKEGDVKVEVEEHEQEDDIGERVHKGFDLNSESDVAQFGKVLALQVIAPYDPQQPSFDSLEVDLMKLYNTITYDLTPYRLVANINGQILGTSECSGFGPANKVDNMAILFGASTMMYFERRKYSHVKRVAFNPLYTLFAPTVHEGHWWCYAVNCQQKKLYVLDSIGHSNKIRKRVDNVIAHNMGLLFGMLLKCGDDEYPIFEAECHNTPIQPNLYVYDCGIIVLQMMELWDGEKKFDGNTMPNYINDQLQQIRQQYIWKWILDVDNIQRQDVLQYYDLLVRR, from the exons ATGGCGGGTAAAGGACAATCTGATGAGAAG TGTCGGTTGCGGACCTTTTGTTACACGAAGTACATTGTTGAAATTAACGGCTTGCTTTTGGATAGCCATCGTGCAAGGCTACAAGATACACCATTCCAATGGTGTTTGCAGATAGTGAAACCGTTACAAATATGTAATCCCCTTATGCTGGAGATGCTGAAGCGATGGTTACTGGCTCAGGAATCTTTTCGTGTCATGCAACGATGTATTCCATTAAGTTGTGGTGATATCTCCATGTGCTTAGGATTGGGTGGTGTTGGGGTGGATGtggaatttgataaaaatatatgtggTGTTGTCGGGTCAGTTATGAAAGATAAATTACTAACAGTTGAAAATGTTATTAATGTCATTAAGAGTTTGCTAGAGGCTGAGTTTGTTGATGTTGATAATGTTTGCCGTttgtatattttagtttgttttgctGTCCTATACTTCCCTAGGAATTCAAGAACTATTAGTAATATTCCGTTCAGTGTTTTAGACAATATAGATAGATTGTCCACTTACAACTGGGGTAAAGCAGTCCATACATATCTGGTAAAAAGTTTAAGTCGTGCCTTTTTGGCATTTGGTCAAACGGAAATTTGCTTAAGCGGCTCAACAACAGTTTTGCAG aTTTTTTTGGAATGGAGGTTGAGAGAAGAAGACCATGAGAATGAAATTATTCGAGAAGCCTTGCAACTTGGACACGAAGGGCAATCCAAAAAAGCGCATGTAGATAACAACGCCGCGTCGACGCAAGACTTGTTAAAGAAGCTGCGAAAGCATGGAAGACGCCTACAGAAGTTGAAGAAGCACATGACGGAATTGCGTGAAGAAATATTGTCTAGGTCTCATGTAGAGGATGAAGAAGATGGAGAAAATGTTGACGAGAAGGGTGCGGAAGGTGTACACAAAGAAGGCGATGTTAAGGTTGAGGTTGAAGAGCATGAGCAGGAAGATGACATTGGTGAACGTGTTCATAAAGGTTTTGATTTGAACTCCGAATCTGATGTTGCCCAGTTTGGGAAGGTTTTAGCACTTCAAGTCATTGCTCCATATGATCCACAACAGCCATCATTTGATTCATTAGAGGTTGACTTGATGAAGTTGTACAACACTATTACTTATGACCTTACTCCTTATag GTTGGTGGCCAATATAAATGGCCAAATTTTGGGTACCTCTGAATGCTCTGGTTTTGGTCCTGCAAATAAGGTGGACAATATG GCTATTTTGTTCGGTGCAAGCACAATGATGTACTTTGAACGACGCAAATATAGTCATGTCAAGCGAGTAGCTTTCAATCCGTTATATACG TTGTTTGCCCCAACGGTGCATGAAGGTCATTGGTGGTGCTATGCTGTAAATTGTCAACAGAAGAAGCTTTATGTCTTGGATTCAATTGGACATTCGAATAAAATTCGCAAAAGAGTAGATAACGTCATT GCTCATAATATGGGATTGCTTTTTGGTATGCTGTTGAAATGTGGTGATGATGAATATCCAATCTTTGAAGCAGAATGCCACAATACTCCTATTCAACCAAACTTATATGT GTATGACTGTGGGATTATTGTTCTTCAAATGATGGAGTTGTGGGATGGTGAGAAGAAATTTGATGGCAATACCATGCCCAACTACATCAAT GACCAACTACAACAGATTAGGCAGCAATACATATGGAAATGGATTTTAGATGTAGACAACATTCAGAGGCAAGATGTGTTGCAGTACTATGACTTGTTAGTTAGACGTTAG
- the LOC114181479 gene encoding transcription factor MYB54-like encodes MSAETNVFPSLPVTVIGLQCFNILGVMGHVGGIKSESSDIHFQILNEEEESSGVEATSLSLKPVEELEANSYSAAGKLRHTKLCARGHWRSAEDAKLKELVAQFGPQNWNSMAEHLPGRSGKSCRLRWFNQLDPRINRKGFSEEEEERLLNAHKVYGNKWAMISRLFPGRTDNAVKNHWHVIMARMQREKSCVYRRRKPTFQIHPSKNLDLILPLNRGSESTISSTTIDESASTGTNLSFTPSSAKPTPLPLHNHCPVQNLQAFSALMGLSGESRTPARDVSFCKNFGGGKGSCEAGHMGRVMGVDQSHYSDSNSSEVSASESFATNRITNLSMHGESDTSTNMLFIDFLGVGAT; translated from the exons ATGAGTGCTGAAACGAATGTTTTCCCTTCACTTCCTGTCACTGTTATTGGTCTCCAGTGTTTCAACATTTTAGGGGTGATGGGTCATGTTGGAGGCATCAAATCTGAAAGTTCTGATATACACTTTCAGATTCTGAACGAGGAAGAAGAATCTTCTGGGGTTGAAGCCACGAGCTTGTCTTTGAAACCTGTTGAAGAGCTTGAAGCTAATAGTTATTCTGCTGCAGGGAAACTCAGACACACTAAGCTTTGTGCAAGAGGACATTGGAGGTCAGCTGAAGATGCCAAGCTTAAAGAGCTTGTTGCACAATTTGGACCTCAAAATTGGAACTCAATGGCAGAACATCTTCCAGGAAGATCAG GTAAAAGTTGCAGGCTGAGGTGGTTTAATCAGCTAGATCCTAGAATTAACAGAAAGGGTTTCAGTGAGGAAGAAGAGGAGAGACTCTTGAATGCTCACAAAGTGTATGGTAACAAATGGGCCATGATTTCTAGACTCTTCCCTGGTAGAACTGATAATGCAGTGAAGAATCATTGGCATGTGATCATGGCTAGGATGCAAAGGGAAAAGTCATGTGTCTACAGAAGGAGAAAACCAACATTTCAGATCCATCCATCAAAGAATTTGGATTTGATCTTGCCACTGAATAGAGGCAGTGAATCAACCATTTCAAGCACCACCATTGATGAATCTGCCTCAACAGGAACCAACCTCTCCTTCACTCCCTCTTCAGCAAAACCAACACCTCTTCCTTTACACAACCATTGTCCTGTTCAGAATCTCCAAGCTTTTAGTGCTCTAATGG GTTTATCTGGAGAAAGCAGGACACCAGCCAGGGATGTGAGTTTCTGCAAAAATTTTGGGGGTGGGAAAGGTTCATGTGAGGCTGGACACATGGGAAGGGTAATGGGTGTGGACCAATCTCATTACTCAGATTCAAACTCATCAGAAGTTTCAGCATCTGAATCATTTGCCACCAACAGGATTACCAATTTATCAATGCATGGGGAAAGTGATACCAGCACCAACATGTTATTCATTGATTTTCTTGGAGTAGGAGCTACATAA